The Anopheles maculipalpis chromosome 3RL, idAnoMacuDA_375_x, whole genome shotgun sequence genomic sequence CGTTTGGGCGGTGAGGACATCTATCGATCGCCGAGCACGGGCAATTCTGGTGGTgggggcggtggtggtggcggaggtGCGGGTGGCGGCGGACGACACAGTGCGTGGCAATCGCACTGGCTCAACAAGGGTGCCGATTCGGCAAAGGATGTGTTGAAGTGTGTCTGGTGCAAGCAGAGTTTCCCTTCGCTGGCCGCCATGACGACACACATGAAGGAGACGAAACACTGTGGCGTTAATGTGCCTCCCGGTGGCGGTGGAGGCTCGGGTGGTCACGCACAGCAACCGATTCCACCACCGGCACAGAGCGGTAACAATATGGGAGGATCGGGTGGACAGGGTGGCCAAGGGCACGGTACAACGTCAAAGCCAACGCCAAGCGAACTGAACATGCTCATCAAGGAGACGATGCCACTGCCGAGAAAGTTGGTGCGCGGTCAGGACGTTTGGTTGGGCAAGGGTGCGGAACAGACGCGCCAGATCCTGAAGTGTATGTGGTGTGGCCAAAGCTTCCGCACGTTAGCGGAAATGACGGCGCACATGCAGCAGACGCAGCACTACACCAACATCATCTCGCAGGAGCAGATCATCTCGTGGAAGTCGTCCGATTCGGACAAagcgggtggtggtggtggaggcggtCCTGCTGGAGGTGCGGGCGGCGCTGGTCCTAGTGGTGGAGGAGCTGGACCGAACGGTGGTGgagtgggtggtggtggtccggGTGGTGCAGCGAACGCGGCAGCAGCCGCACAGACAAACAGTCACGTCAGCGCCGTGCTTACATGCAAAGTGTGTGATCAAGCGTTCTCCTCGCTGAAGGAGCTCAGCAATCACATGGTGAAGAATGCACACTACAAAGAGCATATCATGCGGTCGATCACCGAAAGCGgcagtcgacggcgacaaacTCGGGAAAAGCGCAAAAAGTCCTTACCAGTGCGGAAGTTGCTCGAGATGGAGCGTGCTCAGCACGACTACGGCAAGAACGGGGCAGAGACTGGTCCAAATTCGGCCGCGGCCGCTGCAGCCGCTGTGGCGGCGGCAGTCAATGCCGCCAACAAACCGTTGCGCGATCTCGGCGCGGGTAAAATTAGCTGCGAGAAGTGTAATGAAAAGATCGAAACCACCATGTTTGTCGACCACATTCGGCAGTGCATCGGTGGAACGGCTCTGCTGGCCGCTCAGCAGCAGCGTGATAAGCTGAAGAGTGCTCTGCTCTCGAACACCATCATCCCACCCGACTCGATCTCACCGGTAACGCCGACTGGGCGCGATGGTCGCAAGAGCGTCAGTGATGATCTCGCATCTCCGCTGTCGTCCCAGAAGTCACCACTCGGTTCCGACCTACTGTCGCCCGTATCGATGCTTACCAAGAAGGATGGCAATGGTGGCAGTGGGGGTGAAAAGAGTTCCTCCCCTTCGGTGCTGAACGCAATCGAGCAGCTGATCGAGAAAAGCTTCGATACCCGATCGCGCCACGGTGGATCGAACTATGCCGGTAGTGGCGGTGGGGGAGGTGGTGGCCAAAGCTCTACCCCACTCGGTTCCAGCATCCTGAAGCGGCTCGGCATCGACGAGAGTGTAGACTACACCAAACCACTGGTTGATCCACAGACGATGAATCTCCTGCGTTCgtatcaccatcagcagcagcaggcccaGTACGCGTCGCAACAGTTTGGTCGCCGCGAGCGTAGTGGCAGCGAGTCCAGCTCGATTTCGGAACGTGGCAGCAGTCGCATGGATTCGTTGACGCCCGAGAAAAAGTTCGACACGCCGAGTCATTCCACACCGCGCGGAACCCCCGACAAACCGTACTCGGAGCAGTCGGATCATCATCATGCGGATGGAACCGATCTGCACGCGCAACCACCGATCAAACGGGAGCTGCACAGTGACGACGAATCACCGGAGGCTGAAAGCAAACCGGCAGCCGAGCAGGGCAAGATCCGCATCAAGAAGGAGCTCATGCAAGAAGAGGGCGATGATCACGAAACGGATCACGAGATGCGACCACCGAGCAAGGCACAGCAGCGTGATGATCGCGACGATCCAGAACCACCGAGACGGAGCAGTGTTGCTTCTAGTCCCGCACCCAGCCCCCGTCTATCGACGGCCAGTGTACCGCTGAGTCCGGCGGCCAGCCCACTCAGTGACCATCATTCCATCGCTTCCCGCTCAACGCCTGGAGCAGGCGACTGTAGCTCGAAAAAGTCATCCAACGTCAGCAACAGTCTCGGTGCACTTTCGTCTATGTTCGATAGTTTGACCGGTGTGGGAAGTGGCTCCACCGGTGGTTCGGATGCAGCA encodes the following:
- the LOC126563871 gene encoding protein tiptop, producing MMLHEAVMLEIYRQALHASEMASPRCQSRESSSGGGRCPSDESIRSEGDRDEQGAGNNLSPVSITLPPTLPPAAAAALLPQHSAAMAAYLNAAAVAAQQNRLLLSSPLAGLASVRNGSPPVLPLRSPTDESDDATVLDFSKKRGSGGGGDDDDEDDEEDEDGGEGGGAGGAGGRGSRGGDGEGDGDGGSDCGDAVNLSQKSGIGDNSPLDLSVSHRKRTGNEEGASPPPRKTTRSLDYKPAIVTPWSTPVTPQLPYLAAAAVAAAGLSPKNNHHQHAMHADSWNGKHKSVAAAAAAAAAAAAVTNDATKALEKMSELSRLGGEDIYRSPSTGNSGGGGGGGGGGAGGGGRHSAWQSHWLNKGADSAKDVLKCVWCKQSFPSLAAMTTHMKETKHCGVNVPPGGGGGSGGHAQQPIPPPAQSGNNMGGSGGQGGQGHGTTSKPTPSELNMLIKETMPLPRKLVRGQDVWLGKGAEQTRQILKCMWCGQSFRTLAEMTAHMQQTQHYTNIISQEQIISWKSSDSDKAGGGGGGGPAGGAGGAGPSGGGAGPNGGGVGGGGPGGAANAAAAAQTNSHVSAVLTCKVCDQAFSSLKELSNHMVKNAHYKEHIMRSITESGSRRRQTREKRKKSLPVRKLLEMERAQHDYGKNGAETGPNSAAAAAAAVAAAVNAANKPLRDLGAGKISCEKCNEKIETTMFVDHIRQCIGGTALLAAQQQRDKLKSALLSNTIIPPDSISPVTPTGRDGRKSVSDDLASPLSSQKSPLGSDLLSPVSMLTKKDGNGGSGGEKSSSPSVLNAIEQLIEKSFDTRSRHGGSNYAGSGGGGGGGQSSTPLGSSILKRLGIDESVDYTKPLVDPQTMNLLRSYHHQQQQAQYASQQFGRRERSGSESSSISERGSSRMDSLTPEKKFDTPSHSTPRGTPDKPYSEQSDHHHADGTDLHAQPPIKRELHSDDESPEAESKPAAEQGKIRIKKELMQEEGDDHETDHEMRPPSKAQQRDDRDDPEPPRRSSVASSPAPSPRLSTASVPLSPAASPLSDHHSIASRSTPGAGDCSSKKSSNVSNSLGALSSMFDSLTGVGSGSTGGSDAASTGGSGGKKSSAHPLAALQKLCDKTETPSAGGGGRGSSSSSALLAATTNSSGSRTAPGAILAFSWACNDAVVSEDVAGGTIKCAYCDTTFGSKGAYRHHLSKAHFVNDDVIPDPKVSGSGALSLAATSGAQSLKTRSSPAPNSPKSTGSTAPLSLVTGSSAGSSSSSASSTGRESVERRVGHESGNGPSAKSPPPSQSPAFDESPHSKFLKYTELAKQLSSKYV